Proteins from a genomic interval of Kitasatospora herbaricolor:
- a CDS encoding DUF1996 domain-containing protein, with product MKVHKRGRSRRRLLALVLAGVLAVSGASVLAAAAFAGQRPWRSQPAAAQIGTVACGDVGASLASVPEAAQADVDQDLADLDVQVADAYRTLSEPGSGGGEQNVMGALAEKRSTTLRKLAANAGADSGLPKDLSGLANCSIRRDLVVDASARDYAPPNQGGTADRSKGAGGGRSALGRGFVDIRSVSPNVVKPSRTGPATGTFTSRCGRNENRHLNPDNVIVAPGVSNGAHHMHDYVGNLVTSAFSANGKLAAAGTTCSNGDQSAYYWPVLRLLDGANESDFKAPGGGKDRNVGRILQPAEAGITYSSPTGSKVQPMKRFLRIITGDAKALTNGPVNAHASWSCTGFEDRQLADKYPICPGGSRVVRTLKFPDCWDGKNIDSANHRSHTAFSNASGGCPKNFRAIAQLVERVTYEVPSGVRFAVDSFPEQLHNPITDHGDFVNVMNQNLLDQMASCVNEGRRCG from the coding sequence ATGAAGGTTCACAAACGTGGCAGGTCACGGCGGAGACTGCTGGCCCTGGTGCTGGCCGGGGTACTGGCCGTCAGCGGCGCGTCGGTGCTCGCCGCCGCGGCGTTCGCCGGCCAGCGGCCCTGGCGCTCGCAACCGGCCGCCGCCCAGATCGGCACGGTCGCCTGCGGCGACGTCGGCGCGAGCCTGGCCTCGGTGCCGGAGGCCGCCCAGGCGGACGTCGACCAGGATCTCGCGGACCTCGACGTCCAGGTGGCGGACGCCTACCGGACCCTCTCCGAGCCCGGTTCCGGGGGCGGTGAGCAGAACGTCATGGGCGCGCTCGCCGAGAAGCGCTCGACCACCCTGCGCAAGCTCGCCGCGAACGCCGGAGCGGACTCCGGGCTGCCCAAGGACCTCTCCGGCCTGGCGAACTGCTCGATCCGGCGCGACCTGGTGGTCGACGCCTCCGCCCGGGACTACGCCCCGCCGAACCAGGGCGGAACGGCCGACCGGAGCAAGGGCGCGGGCGGCGGCAGGTCCGCCCTGGGCCGCGGCTTCGTCGACATCAGGTCCGTCTCCCCGAACGTCGTCAAGCCCTCCCGGACCGGTCCCGCCACCGGCACCTTCACGTCCCGCTGCGGGCGCAACGAGAACCGCCACCTCAACCCCGACAACGTGATCGTGGCCCCCGGCGTGAGCAACGGCGCCCACCACATGCACGACTACGTCGGGAACCTCGTCACCAGCGCGTTCTCCGCCAACGGCAAGCTCGCCGCCGCCGGCACCACCTGTTCGAACGGGGACCAGTCGGCCTACTACTGGCCGGTGCTGCGGCTCCTCGACGGCGCCAACGAGAGCGACTTCAAGGCGCCCGGCGGCGGGAAGGACCGCAACGTGGGCCGGATCCTGCAGCCCGCCGAGGCCGGGATCACGTACAGCTCACCCACCGGGAGCAAGGTCCAGCCGATGAAGCGCTTCCTGCGGATCATCACCGGCGACGCCAAGGCCCTCACCAACGGGCCGGTCAACGCGCACGCCTCCTGGAGCTGCACCGGGTTCGAGGACCGGCAGCTCGCCGACAAGTACCCGATCTGCCCGGGCGGCAGCCGGGTGGTGCGGACCCTCAAGTTCCCGGACTGCTGGGACGGCAAGAACATCGACAGTGCTAACCACCGCTCCCACACCGCCTTCTCGAACGCGAGCGGCGGGTGCCCGAAGAACTTCCGGGCGATCGCCCAGCTGGTGGAGCGGGTCACCTACGAGGTGCCGTCCGGGGTCCGGTTCGCCGTCGACAGCTTCCCCGAGCAGCTCCACAACCCGATCACCGACCACGGGGACTTCGTCAACGTGATGAACCAGAACCTGCTCGACCAGATGGCGAGCTGCGTCAACGAGGGGCGCCGCTGCGGATGA
- a CDS encoding NADH-quinone oxidoreductase subunit NuoF family protein, which translates to MTGAPIAWLGRPVLFAGLEHEERLDYRSHLLVHDRPTAMPADELADLAENVNLRGRGGAGFPFARKVRAVVKAAARRKGRPVVVVNGTEGEPSCLKDAALLLRTPHLVLDGALLAAAALDAEQVVLGVTRADVEQSLRRALSERRSTRPAVTVTRLPERFVSGEGSALARGITSGIALPRGGGVRTSDSGVGGMPTLLSNAETYAQLAVAARLGALPYREVGLPSEPGTVLLTLAGSQVVETPTGVPLGELLAMFGLDAGQGVLVGGYHGKWLTPAAAAMAVVSRESFQSLGGALGAGAILPLPDTTCPLGEALRVARWMADETAGQCGPCYLGLPALVKALEEVVRGGGRAALDVVETRMKAVTGRGACSHPDAASRFVASALEVFDEDLQLHSYQYGCGRSVEGVLPMPVMESAGSIVVDWTLCEAHGLCTSVLPEVIGLGADGFPAAGVMPVPPRLLQQAARAVDRCPALALRIR; encoded by the coding sequence ATGACCGGCGCACCCATCGCCTGGCTCGGCCGGCCGGTCCTGTTCGCCGGGCTGGAGCACGAGGAGCGGCTGGACTACCGCTCGCACCTGCTGGTCCACGACCGGCCGACGGCGATGCCGGCCGACGAGCTGGCCGACCTGGCCGAGAACGTCAACCTGCGCGGCCGGGGCGGGGCCGGCTTCCCGTTCGCCAGGAAGGTCCGGGCCGTCGTCAAAGCGGCCGCCCGGCGCAAGGGCCGCCCGGTCGTGGTGGTCAACGGTACGGAAGGAGAACCCAGTTGCCTGAAGGACGCCGCGCTGCTGCTGCGCACCCCGCACCTGGTGCTGGACGGTGCGCTGCTGGCGGCCGCCGCGCTCGACGCGGAGCAGGTGGTGCTCGGGGTCACCCGGGCCGACGTCGAGCAGTCCCTGCGCCGGGCCCTGAGCGAACGCAGGTCCACCCGGCCGGCCGTCACCGTCACCCGGCTGCCCGAGCGCTTCGTCTCCGGCGAGGGGAGCGCGCTGGCCCGCGGCATCACCAGCGGGATCGCCCTCCCGCGCGGCGGCGGCGTACGGACCAGCGACAGCGGGGTCGGGGGCATGCCGACCCTGCTGTCCAACGCCGAGACGTACGCGCAGCTCGCCGTCGCCGCCCGGCTGGGGGCGCTGCCCTACCGCGAGGTCGGTCTCCCGTCCGAGCCGGGGACGGTCCTGCTCACCCTGGCCGGCTCCCAGGTGGTGGAGACGCCCACCGGCGTCCCGCTCGGCGAACTGCTGGCGATGTTCGGCCTGGACGCCGGACAGGGCGTCCTGGTCGGCGGCTACCACGGCAAGTGGCTGACGCCCGCGGCGGCCGCCATGGCGGTGGTGTCCCGCGAGTCCTTCCAGAGCCTCGGCGGGGCGCTCGGCGCCGGCGCGATCCTGCCGCTGCCGGACACCACCTGCCCGCTCGGCGAAGCGCTCCGGGTCGCCCGCTGGATGGCCGACGAGACGGCCGGCCAGTGCGGCCCGTGCTACCTCGGACTGCCCGCCCTGGTCAAAGCGCTGGAGGAGGTGGTGCGGGGCGGCGGCCGGGCCGCCCTGGACGTGGTCGAGACCCGGATGAAGGCCGTCACCGGCCGCGGCGCCTGCAGCCATCCCGACGCCGCCTCCCGGTTCGTGGCCTCGGCGCTGGAGGTCTTCGACGAAGACCTGCAACTGCACTCCTACCAGTACGGCTGCGGCCGCTCCGTGGAGGGCGTCCTGCCGATGCCGGTCATGGAGAGCGCCGGCAGCATCGTCGTGGACTGGACGCTCTGCGAGGCCCACGGGCTCTGTACCAGCGTCCTGCCCGAGGTCATCGGCCTGGGGGCGGACGGCTTCCCGGCCGCCGGCGTCATGCCCGTTCCGCCGCGGCTGCTCCAGCAGGCGGCCCGGGCGGTCGACCGCTGCCCCGCACTGGCGCTGCGCATCCGGTGA